A stretch of Synechococcus sp. MIT S9220 DNA encodes these proteins:
- the trmFO gene encoding FADH(2)-oxidizing methylenetetrahydrofolate--tRNA-(uracil(54)-C(5))-methyltransferase TrmFO, which produces MGVRSVIVIGAGLAGTEAAWQIAQAGVAVHLVEMRPLKRSPAHHSSECAELVCSNSFGALSSDRAAGLLQEELRRLGSLVIRTADAHAVPAGGALAVDRGRYSAALTKILEQHPLVTFERREQMSLPDSDQITVLATGPLTSESLANDLREFTGRDDCHFFDAASPIVDGDSIDMERAFRASRYDKGDADYINCPMDQPQYLDFRAALLEAEQAELKDFEKDSATFFEGCLPIEELARRGEDTMRYGPLKPIGLWDPRWGDVNDRDVRRAKRAYAVAQLRQEDRDGRLWNLVGFQTNLRWGEQKRVLRMIPGLEQAEFVRFGVMHRNTFLEAPELLQPTLQFRGRQRLLAAGQITGTEGYAAAVAGGWLAGTNAARLALGRPTFDLPPTCMIGALTHFISEAPSGKFQPMPPNFGLLPVLPEKIKDKRRRYGAYRDRALNDLLLATKKQESVDVACPA; this is translated from the coding sequence TTGGGAGTCAGATCCGTCATCGTCATTGGTGCTGGCTTGGCCGGTACAGAAGCTGCTTGGCAGATTGCACAAGCAGGGGTGGCGGTTCATTTGGTCGAAATGCGACCTCTGAAACGATCTCCTGCACATCACAGCAGTGAATGTGCAGAGCTTGTCTGCAGCAACAGTTTCGGGGCCCTGAGCAGTGATCGAGCAGCAGGCCTTCTTCAGGAAGAACTGCGCAGACTCGGCTCACTGGTGATTCGAACCGCTGATGCCCATGCGGTACCCGCAGGCGGTGCACTGGCTGTCGATCGTGGTCGCTACAGCGCTGCCTTAACGAAAATTCTTGAGCAACATCCTCTGGTCACGTTCGAACGTCGTGAACAGATGTCCCTCCCCGATTCTGACCAGATCACTGTTCTGGCGACAGGACCGCTGACCAGCGAATCACTGGCGAATGATCTTCGTGAGTTCACGGGCCGTGATGACTGTCATTTCTTTGACGCTGCCAGTCCGATCGTCGACGGTGACAGCATTGATATGGAGAGGGCTTTTCGAGCCAGCCGTTACGACAAGGGAGACGCGGATTACATCAATTGCCCGATGGATCAGCCTCAGTATCTCGACTTTCGCGCAGCGCTTCTCGAGGCTGAGCAAGCGGAACTCAAGGACTTTGAGAAAGACAGCGCCACATTTTTTGAAGGTTGCTTGCCGATCGAGGAACTTGCACGACGTGGTGAAGACACCATGCGCTACGGACCTCTTAAGCCGATTGGCCTCTGGGATCCACGTTGGGGAGATGTCAACGATCGCGATGTGCGACGTGCCAAACGCGCTTACGCCGTGGCCCAGCTGCGTCAGGAGGACAGAGACGGTCGACTCTGGAACCTGGTGGGCTTTCAGACAAATCTCAGGTGGGGAGAACAGAAAAGGGTTCTTCGCATGATTCCCGGGCTTGAACAGGCTGAATTCGTGCGTTTTGGCGTGATGCATCGCAATACCTTTCTCGAGGCCCCTGAGCTGCTTCAGCCCACGCTTCAATTTCGAGGGCGTCAACGCCTGCTCGCTGCGGGCCAGATCACTGGTACAGAGGGGTATGCCGCTGCAGTGGCTGGAGGCTGGCTGGCGGGGACCAATGCCGCCCGTCTGGCTCTAGGTCGCCCCACGTTCGATTTGCCTCCCACCTGCATGATTGGCGCGCTGACGCACTTCATCAGTGAGGCACCATCGGGCAAATTTCAGCCGATGCCCCCCAACTTTGGCTTGTTGCCCGTTCTGCCTGAAAAAATCAAAGACAAGCGCCGCCGCTATGGCGCTTACAGGGACAGAGCCCTGAACGATTTGCTGTTAGCAACAAAGAAGCAGGAGTCTGTTGATGTCGCCTGTCCGGCCTGA
- a CDS encoding photosystem II protein Y — protein MDLRVVVVAAPILIALGWAGYNISRAAIGQLQMMLKRGEA, from the coding sequence ATGGACCTTCGTGTCGTCGTCGTGGCAGCTCCGATCCTGATCGCCCTGGGTTGGGCTGGTTACAACATCAGCCGTGCTGCGATCGGTCAACTGCAGATGATGCTCAAGCGCGGAGAAGCTTGA
- a CDS encoding gamma carbonic anhydrase family protein: protein MAGSSTPEPLKIGSPRIDPQAWVAESAVVMGDVEIAAGASLWPTAVARGDMSSVVIGPHSNVQDGAVLHGDPGSPVLIGSDVTIGHRAVVHGATLEDGCLIGIGAIVLNGVTVGAGALVAAGAVVTRDVPPRSLVAGVPAQVKREQSDAAVLEQRHHALHYAQLAARWAEMLQNQTD from the coding sequence ATGGCTGGTTCGTCCACTCCAGAGCCGTTGAAGATCGGTTCGCCAAGGATTGATCCTCAGGCTTGGGTTGCTGAAAGTGCCGTGGTGATGGGTGATGTTGAGATTGCAGCAGGTGCGAGTCTTTGGCCAACTGCCGTGGCAAGAGGCGACATGTCGTCCGTCGTGATTGGACCGCACAGCAACGTGCAGGACGGTGCCGTTCTGCATGGTGATCCGGGATCACCCGTGTTGATCGGATCTGATGTCACCATCGGCCACCGGGCCGTGGTGCATGGGGCCACCCTTGAAGACGGTTGTCTGATTGGAATCGGAGCCATTGTTCTCAATGGCGTCACCGTTGGCGCAGGTGCTCTCGTTGCCGCAGGAGCGGTTGTGACCCGAGATGTTCCCCCACGCAGCCTGGTGGCAGGGGTTCCGGCTCAGGTGAAACGTGAGCAGAGCGATGCGGCAGTGCTCGAGCAGAGGCACCATGCGCTCCACTACGCGCAACTGGCTGCACGTTGGGCTGAAATGCTGCAAAACCAAACGGACTGA
- a CDS encoding response regulator transcription factor: MDGKPQVAFLDDDPRLRSLIAEELFDEGVQPLACSTGQELFDCLDVEKVDLILLDLMMPVMDGLTCLRHLNQRAEKIPVLLVTSFNDEAKRQEAIDNGATDYIIKSDLFERLPELLDRYLIKPRNSNDMA, encoded by the coding sequence ATGGATGGCAAACCACAGGTTGCTTTCCTCGATGACGATCCACGTCTTCGCAGTCTGATTGCCGAAGAGTTATTCGATGAAGGCGTTCAGCCTCTCGCATGCAGCACCGGCCAGGAACTGTTCGATTGTTTAGATGTTGAGAAGGTTGACCTGATTCTTCTTGATCTCATGATGCCGGTCATGGACGGACTGACCTGCCTTCGACATCTCAATCAGCGCGCAGAAAAAATTCCGGTCCTTCTTGTTACTTCGTTCAATGACGAGGCCAAACGACAAGAAGCTATCGATAATGGAGCGACTGATTACATCATCAAGTCAGATCTGTTTGAGCGACTTCCTGAACTGCTCGATCGATACCTCATCAAGCCACGGAACAGCAATGACATGGCTTGA
- a CDS encoding ROK family protein: MKSSANTLCIDIGGTGVKLIVLDPTGSELCDRQRQETPHPATPESILGVIQELTSKVPEFDRVAVGFPGVVSNGMIETAANLDTHWLGINLAAQLEQRLKKPTRVANDADVQGYGCVSGEGVEMVLTLGTGMGSALFLDGRLVPNLELAHHLFKKKKTYEDYIGRPALEEIGKEKWIQRVKKVISTTKHIWNWDFLHLGGGNSKLLKEAELSNDVMLHSNKAGVLGGYFLWEGN; the protein is encoded by the coding sequence ATGAAATCATCAGCCAACACTCTCTGTATCGATATTGGCGGCACAGGTGTCAAGCTCATTGTTCTTGACCCCACAGGAAGTGAGTTGTGTGATCGACAACGGCAAGAAACTCCTCACCCTGCAACCCCGGAATCAATTCTTGGGGTCATTCAAGAGTTGACCAGCAAAGTGCCCGAATTTGATCGTGTTGCCGTTGGCTTCCCTGGCGTCGTCAGCAATGGAATGATTGAAACGGCTGCCAACTTAGACACCCATTGGTTAGGCATTAACCTTGCCGCTCAACTGGAACAGCGCCTAAAAAAACCGACTCGAGTTGCCAATGACGCAGATGTACAGGGATATGGATGTGTTTCCGGAGAGGGTGTTGAAATGGTGCTGACCCTTGGCACAGGAATGGGATCAGCCTTGTTTCTTGATGGACGCCTGGTACCCAACCTGGAACTTGCCCATCATTTGTTTAAAAAGAAAAAGACGTATGAAGACTATATCGGCAGACCGGCACTTGAAGAGATTGGCAAAGAGAAGTGGATTCAGCGTGTTAAAAAAGTCATATCAACAACAAAGCACATCTGGAACTGGGACTTTTTGCACTTGGGTGGTGGCAACAGCAAGCTTCTGAAAGAAGCGGAGTTATCAAACGACGTGATGTTGCATTCCAACAAAGCTGGTGTGTTAGGTGGTTATTTTTTATGGGAAGGCAACTGA
- a CDS encoding Fur family transcriptional regulator, translating into MSPATSSAEATGTLKKGLHQEGRRMTPQRRLVLDLFEQIGSGSHLSAEEVHRQLVDNQSKVSLATIYRTLRLLVEMDFLQELELRDGGSRFELADEEHIHHHHLVCVRCGRTEEFENEPVLQAGRDACKQFDFELIDSSLNVRGICPACR; encoded by the coding sequence ATGTCGCCTGCAACCTCTTCTGCTGAAGCGACCGGAACTCTGAAGAAGGGGCTACACCAGGAAGGGCGTCGGATGACGCCGCAGAGGCGATTGGTGCTGGACCTGTTTGAACAGATCGGCAGTGGTAGTCATCTCAGTGCAGAAGAGGTCCACCGTCAGCTTGTGGACAATCAGTCGAAGGTCTCGCTGGCAACCATCTACCGCACCCTGCGGTTGTTGGTGGAGATGGATTTTCTTCAGGAGCTGGAACTTCGAGATGGAGGAAGTCGTTTTGAGCTGGCGGATGAAGAACACATTCACCACCATCACCTTGTCTGCGTGCGCTGCGGCCGTACGGAAGAATTTGAAAATGAGCCTGTCCTTCAGGCAGGGCGTGATGCTTGCAAGCAATTCGATTTTGAACTGATCGATTCCAGCCTGAATGTGCGTGGCATCTGCCCTGCATGCCGTTGA
- a CDS encoding cell division protein SepF has protein sequence MNQFTPEQLRELLVIRPQDVTEGMAAVLAVRSQRTVVLDLTSMEIAQAQRTADFVSGGVRAVDGEEHRLGEHVFLFTPAGVQVTLN, from the coding sequence ATGAATCAATTCACTCCAGAGCAATTACGGGAACTGCTTGTGATCCGTCCGCAAGACGTGACGGAGGGGATGGCAGCTGTTCTGGCTGTTCGCAGTCAAAGAACAGTGGTGCTTGATCTCACGTCCATGGAGATCGCCCAGGCACAACGCACCGCTGATTTCGTGTCCGGTGGCGTGAGGGCCGTCGACGGTGAGGAACATCGGCTCGGGGAGCATGTGTTCCTGTTCACGCCAGCTGGCGTTCAGGTCACTCTTAACTAA
- the arsS gene encoding arsenosugar biosynthesis radical SAM (seleno)protein ArsS (Some members of this family are selenoproteins.), whose protein sequence is MTSTFPETLRFPPVRRGRLTTLQVNLGYRCNQSCSHCHVNAGPWRKEMMAGELIDLIPEVLARLGLRCLDLTGGAPELHPQFRELVTAARALGVEVIDRCNLTILSEPGHEDLAEFLAVMGVRVVASLPCYEQERVDLQRGQGVYERSIAGLKQLNRLGYAQPGSPLQLDLVFNPSGPSLPPAQESLEAQYRQALSSSHGITFSHLLTITNMPIQRFARDLQHQGQLEPYQQILREAHRPENIAAVMCRSLISVSWTGALYDCDFNQQLNLASNAGPRVLADLLSAADGLMDQPIAVADHCFGCTAGNGSSCGGSLS, encoded by the coding sequence TTGACATCAACCTTTCCCGAAACACTGAGGTTCCCCCCCGTTCGCCGAGGCAGATTGACCACTCTGCAGGTCAACCTCGGCTATCGATGCAATCAGAGCTGCAGTCACTGTCATGTGAATGCCGGCCCCTGGAGGAAGGAAATGATGGCTGGGGAGCTCATTGATCTGATTCCTGAGGTGCTCGCTCGCCTGGGTCTTCGTTGTCTTGATCTCACCGGTGGTGCACCGGAACTGCATCCTCAGTTTCGTGAGCTTGTTACGGCGGCCAGGGCTCTTGGCGTCGAAGTGATCGATCGCTGCAATCTCACGATCCTCAGCGAACCCGGACATGAGGATCTTGCTGAATTCCTGGCTGTGATGGGTGTGAGGGTGGTTGCATCTCTGCCCTGTTACGAACAGGAGAGGGTCGATCTACAGAGAGGCCAGGGGGTCTATGAGCGCAGCATTGCAGGTTTGAAGCAGTTGAATCGGTTGGGATACGCCCAACCCGGATCACCCTTGCAACTGGATCTGGTGTTCAACCCTTCAGGCCCTTCCCTTCCTCCGGCTCAGGAATCCCTTGAGGCCCAATACAGGCAGGCCTTGTCGTCTAGCCACGGGATTACGTTCTCTCACCTACTCACGATCACCAACATGCCGATTCAGCGATTCGCGCGAGATTTGCAGCATCAGGGTCAGCTCGAGCCGTACCAGCAGATCTTGCGTGAGGCCCATCGACCGGAAAATATTGCTGCGGTCATGTGCCGAAGCCTGATCAGCGTGAGCTGGACCGGAGCGCTCTACGACTGCGATTTCAATCAGCAATTGAATCTTGCATCCAACGCTGGCCCTCGAGTGCTCGCTGATCTACTCAGCGCTGCGGATGGACTGATGGATCAACCGATTGCCGTCGCAGACCATTGTTTTGGGTGTACGGCTGGCAATGGATCCAGCTGTGGTGGTTCTCTTAGTTAA
- the stpA gene encoding glucosylglycerol 3-phosphatase → MVGMDLASLHQELVASPDLLIVQDLDGVCIPLVKDPLTRSLSADYVYAAARLRGSFVVLTNGEHEGHRGVNRLVEKALGDSEKARSQGLYLPGLAAGGVQLQDEFGNVTHPGVSEAEISFLASVPGRMKALMCSMLPALMPELSDQELSVEVDLAVLDTQLSPTINLNHLFSRIPDDVEHQRQLQSMLESLMQQLMAMAVSEGLHDSFFLHVAPNLGRDPLGCERLKPAVKGDVGSTDIQFMLRGAIKEAGLLVLINRHIAARTGKAPLGEAFNVRTAPNDHEALLALCKQRIPREQMPHLVGVGDTVTSTINPSGEGWLRGGSDRGFLTLLQELGCSFGRPNRVVLVDSSGGEVDRPSLTDGSLAGISDPEDPLHFDVCIPGGPKAYVNWFTALSETRTERTP, encoded by the coding sequence ATGGTTGGGATGGATCTCGCTTCACTGCATCAGGAACTCGTTGCCAGTCCAGACCTTTTGATCGTGCAGGACCTTGACGGGGTCTGCATACCTCTGGTGAAGGATCCACTCACCCGGAGCCTTTCTGCGGATTATGTGTATGCCGCTGCTCGATTACGTGGCAGTTTTGTGGTTCTGACCAATGGCGAACACGAAGGTCATCGCGGCGTCAATCGCCTTGTTGAGAAAGCACTCGGTGACAGTGAAAAGGCCCGAAGTCAAGGTCTCTATCTCCCCGGGCTCGCTGCCGGTGGTGTGCAGCTGCAGGATGAATTCGGCAACGTCACGCATCCAGGAGTCAGTGAGGCTGAAATCAGCTTCCTGGCATCGGTTCCCGGGCGGATGAAGGCACTGATGTGTTCCATGCTCCCTGCCTTGATGCCGGAATTGAGCGATCAGGAGCTATCCGTTGAGGTTGATCTGGCGGTTCTAGATACTCAGCTCTCACCAACCATCAATCTCAACCACCTGTTCAGTCGAATCCCTGACGATGTTGAGCATCAGCGCCAATTGCAGTCAATGCTGGAGTCGCTCATGCAGCAACTGATGGCGATGGCCGTTTCCGAAGGGCTTCACGACTCCTTCTTCCTGCATGTTGCGCCGAATCTCGGGCGTGATCCCCTTGGCTGTGAACGGCTCAAGCCTGCCGTTAAGGGAGATGTTGGCAGTACCGATATCCAGTTCATGTTGCGAGGAGCCATCAAGGAAGCGGGATTGCTGGTGTTGATCAATCGCCACATCGCAGCACGCACAGGCAAGGCACCTCTCGGTGAAGCGTTCAACGTCAGAACAGCACCCAATGACCATGAAGCACTGCTGGCTCTCTGCAAGCAACGGATACCTCGTGAACAGATGCCTCACCTCGTCGGCGTTGGTGACACTGTTACTTCAACGATCAATCCTTCTGGAGAAGGCTGGTTGAGAGGAGGCAGTGATCGAGGCTTTCTCACTCTCCTTCAGGAACTCGGATGCAGCTTTGGACGTCCAAACCGGGTGGTGCTTGTCGACAGCAGTGGCGGAGAGGTTGACCGACCGTCGTTGACCGATGGCTCTCTCGCTGGGATCAGTGACCCTGAGGATCCTCTGCATTTCGATGTCTGCATTCCTGGCGGTCCCAAGGCCTATGTGAACTGGTTCACCGCTTTGTCGGAAACTCGGACCGAACGCACACCCTGA